One Oryzomonas sagensis DNA segment encodes these proteins:
- a CDS encoding type II toxin-antitoxin system VapC family toxin: MIVLDTHALLWWVNDPATLSEPAKTAIDAAVESRSVHVSCISSWEIALLVERGRLRLALDVRDWLCRCEALPFLTFVAVNNAIAVESVRLPDFPHADPADRIIAATALSLGAALVTKDDKLRNYPHVKTIW; encoded by the coding sequence GTGATCGTGCTCGATACCCACGCCTTACTCTGGTGGGTCAATGACCCCGCAACCCTGAGCGAGCCTGCAAAAACGGCGATCGATGCTGCTGTGGAATCACGGTCGGTGCACGTATCCTGCATCAGCTCCTGGGAGATCGCCCTGTTGGTGGAGCGCGGCCGGCTGCGTCTGGCCCTGGATGTCCGCGACTGGCTCTGCCGTTGCGAGGCGCTTCCCTTTCTCACCTTTGTGGCGGTGAACAACGCCATTGCCGTCGAATCCGTGCGGCTTCCTGACTTCCCCCATGCCGATCCGGCCGACCGGATCATTGCCGCCACGGCCTTGTCACTCGGAGCGGCGCTCGTGACAAAGGACGATAAGCTGCGTAATTATCCCCACGTGAAGACGATCTGGTAA
- a CDS encoding IPT/TIG domain-containing protein, with protein sequence MKNIAAILVVVTCCLAGNTALFAAERPQRVMKPAASTPDTSPAILSIIPAQAEPGGRVTIFGANFGGQISAFLGSVEIPAKVTDGRQLEFTVPPLDAGLYALYLKRGDGVVGRAYNFSVLPLRPVLIALSPDKISSCAQGGERDVTAVGRNFGETTFLFFDNASIKSRVLSPEAIAFRVPQVTGGLHQIMVKNSPENASVQLALEIETKPEISQVTRGNEYVNYYELLIEGKNFQQNSALYVDGLRIGGNSGQDSAAREKVIFIDCTRLVYQRFPYSPVAKDFRLQVVNPGNEGSQVINVSAP encoded by the coding sequence ATGAAAAACATCGCCGCTATCCTGGTCGTCGTGACGTGCTGTCTGGCAGGAAATACCGCCCTGTTTGCCGCCGAACGGCCGCAGCGCGTCATGAAACCGGCGGCCTCGACCCCGGATACGTCTCCCGCCATTCTCAGCATCATTCCGGCCCAGGCGGAGCCGGGGGGCAGGGTGACCATCTTCGGCGCCAATTTCGGCGGGCAGATCTCGGCCTTTCTCGGCAGTGTGGAGATACCGGCCAAGGTAACCGACGGCAGGCAGCTCGAATTCACCGTCCCCCCCTTGGATGCGGGGCTGTACGCCCTGTACCTCAAACGGGGCGACGGCGTTGTGGGGCGGGCCTACAACTTTTCCGTGCTTCCCCTGCGGCCGGTGCTGATCGCCCTTTCACCCGACAAGATCAGTTCCTGCGCCCAGGGGGGGGAGCGGGACGTGACCGCCGTGGGGCGGAATTTCGGCGAGACGACGTTCCTCTTCTTCGATAACGCCTCCATCAAGAGTCGGGTGCTTTCGCCCGAGGCCATCGCCTTCCGGGTGCCCCAGGTGACGGGGGGGCTGCACCAGATCATGGTGAAAAATTCACCCGAGAACGCCTCGGTGCAACTGGCGCTGGAGATCGAGACCAAGCCTGAAATCAGCCAGGTGACGCGGGGAAACGAGTACGTGAATTATTACGAATTGCTCATAGAGGGGAAAAACTTCCAACAGAACTCGGCCCTGTATGTGGACGGCCTGCGCATTGGCGGCAATAGCGGCCAGGATTCGGCGGCTCGGGAGAAAGTGATCTTTATCGACTGTACCAGACTCGTCTACCAGCGGTTTCCCTATTCGCCGGTCGCCAAGGATTTCCGCCTGCAGGTGGTGAATCCCGGGAACGAGGGGAGCCAGGTGATCAACGTCAGTGCGCCGTGA
- a CDS encoding type II toxin-antitoxin system Phd/YefM family antitoxin: MSQAVSKSQFKPHSLEYFRKIEQSGEELVITDHGRPVLKVVPYVADGEECFRGLRNTVLKYDAPLEPVGGDEWEALR, encoded by the coding sequence ATGTCGCAAGCCGTATCAAAATCCCAGTTCAAGCCCCATTCCCTGGAGTATTTCCGCAAGATCGAGCAGTCCGGCGAGGAGTTGGTGATAACCGACCATGGCCGCCCGGTTCTCAAGGTTGTCCCCTACGTCGCGGATGGGGAGGAGTGCTTCCGGGGCCTGCGCAATACCGTCCTGAAATATGATGCCCCCTTGGAGCCGGTAGGGGGGGACGAGTGGGAGGCGCTTAGGTGA
- the lptG gene encoding LPS export ABC transporter permease LptG: protein MTILSRYIAMAWLRLLALCLGSFVAVYLVLDMMDKIPRFIRAGGSGVDILRFFVWKLPEMVGQTASFSILMATLLTLGMFSRNSEIIAMRSCGISLLRISFPMLFLGLAASFVLLLNAELVVPGSYERMERIERVDIRKQGVNAVFRRNNIWFRSDSQILQAHLFDPQAKVLRGVTLWKLDASMNPTNRIDAGSAEFHDGRWTLKDVVTKDFSQGHGYVAQRARSMDVALNLKLDDLRVLDNNADNLSYRKLKEYADNLQNGGYQAFRYLTMMHTKLSGPFAAFVMVILGIPFAFRNSRSGGAALGIGASIGIGFAYFVVNAMLLSYGRSGVLPPLVAAWGANIIFCLGGVWLAMTVRN from the coding sequence ATGACGATCCTCTCCCGTTACATAGCAATGGCCTGGCTGCGTCTCCTGGCCCTCTGCCTGGGTAGTTTCGTGGCCGTGTACCTGGTCCTGGACATGATGGACAAGATACCGCGCTTCATCCGCGCCGGCGGTTCGGGGGTGGATATCCTGCGGTTCTTTGTCTGGAAACTGCCGGAAATGGTCGGCCAGACCGCCTCGTTTTCGATCCTGATGGCGACCCTGTTGACCCTGGGGATGTTCTCCCGCAACAGCGAGATCATCGCCATGCGCAGTTGCGGGATCAGTCTGCTGCGCATTTCGTTCCCCATGCTGTTTTTGGGGCTGGCGGCCAGCTTCGTGCTGCTGCTGAACGCCGAACTGGTGGTGCCCGGCAGCTACGAACGCATGGAGCGGATCGAGCGGGTCGATATCCGCAAGCAGGGCGTCAATGCGGTATTCAGGCGCAACAACATCTGGTTCCGTTCCGACAGCCAGATCCTCCAGGCTCACCTGTTCGACCCCCAGGCCAAGGTGCTGCGGGGGGTCACCCTCTGGAAACTGGACGCTTCCATGAACCCGACCAACCGTATCGATGCCGGATCGGCCGAATTTCACGACGGGCGCTGGACCCTGAAGGACGTGGTGACGAAGGATTTCAGCCAGGGACACGGGTATGTGGCCCAGCGGGCCCGCAGTATGGATGTGGCCCTGAATCTGAAACTGGACGATCTGCGTGTGCTGGACAACAATGCCGACAACCTGAGCTACCGGAAGCTCAAGGAGTATGCCGATAACCTGCAAAACGGCGGTTATCAGGCCTTCCGCTACCTGACCATGATGCACACCAAGCTCTCCGGGCCGTTTGCGGCCTTTGTGATGGTGATCCTGGGTATCCCCTTCGCCTTCAGGAACAGCCGTTCGGGCGGCGCGGCCCTCGGGATCGGGGCCAGCATCGGCATCGGTTTCGCCTATTTCGTGGTCAATGCCATGCTGCTCTCCTACGGCCGCAGCGGGGTCCTGCCCCCCTTGGTTGCGGCCTGGGGAGCCAATATCATCTTCTGCCTGGGCGGGGTATGGCTGGCCATGACCGTGAGGAATTGA
- the purT gene encoding formate-dependent phosphoribosylglycinamide formyltransferase produces the protein MNLGTPLKSGAIRLLLLGSGELGKEVAIEAQRLGVEVIAVDRYPHAPAMQVAHRSHVISMLDREALRRVVAEERPDLIVPEIEAIDTAFLLELEQGGQRVIPTARATNLTMNREGIRRLAAEELGLPTARYAFAKSAAELRVNAAAIGFPCVVKPIMSSSGKGQSVVRSASDVDAAWRYAMEGARGASDTAIIEEFIPFDYEITLLTVRHAGGTSFCPPIGHVQIKGDYHESWQPMAMSAAALAEARRQAAAVTGALGGYGIFGVELFVSGDKVWFSEVSPRPHDTGMVTMVSQNLSQFELHVRAILGLPVPEILNLAPSASHVILAEEGRDNVRFEGLSEALSVPGAKLRLFGKPDTRPGRRMGVALVQGASTDEARSRAEASAHCVRLVPQG, from the coding sequence ATGAACCTTGGAACCCCGCTGAAATCGGGCGCAATCAGACTGCTTCTGCTGGGATCGGGAGAACTGGGCAAGGAGGTCGCCATCGAGGCGCAACGTCTCGGCGTGGAGGTGATCGCCGTGGACCGTTACCCCCATGCCCCGGCCATGCAGGTGGCCCACAGAAGCCACGTCATCAGCATGCTGGATCGGGAGGCGCTGCGGCGGGTGGTGGCGGAGGAACGGCCCGACCTGATCGTGCCGGAGATCGAGGCCATCGACACCGCCTTTCTGCTGGAATTGGAGCAGGGGGGGCAGCGGGTGATCCCCACGGCGCGGGCGACGAACCTGACCATGAACCGGGAGGGGATTCGGCGCCTGGCGGCCGAAGAGTTGGGCCTGCCCACGGCACGCTACGCCTTTGCGAAAAGTGCTGCGGAGCTGCGCGTCAATGCCGCTGCCATCGGGTTCCCCTGCGTGGTGAAGCCGATCATGAGTTCGTCCGGCAAGGGGCAGAGCGTGGTGCGGTCTGCCTCGGACGTGGACGCCGCCTGGCGCTACGCCATGGAGGGGGCCCGCGGCGCTTCGGATACCGCCATCATCGAGGAGTTCATCCCGTTCGACTACGAGATCACCCTGCTGACCGTCCGCCACGCCGGCGGCACCTCGTTTTGCCCCCCCATCGGCCATGTGCAGATCAAGGGGGACTACCACGAATCGTGGCAGCCCATGGCCATGTCGGCGGCGGCCCTTGCCGAGGCGAGGCGTCAGGCGGCGGCGGTCACCGGCGCCCTGGGCGGTTACGGCATCTTCGGGGTGGAGTTGTTCGTCAGCGGCGACAAAGTCTGGTTCAGCGAGGTGTCCCCCCGCCCCCACGACACCGGCATGGTGACCATGGTCTCCCAGAACCTGAGCCAGTTTGAACTGCACGTGCGCGCCATACTCGGGCTGCCGGTGCCCGAGATTCTCAACCTGGCCCCCTCGGCCAGCCATGTGATCCTGGCGGAGGAAGGCCGGGACAACGTGCGTTTCGAGGGGCTTTCGGAGGCTCTCAGCGTTCCCGGCGCCAAACTGCGCCTCTTCGGCAAGCCGGATACCCGTCCCGGCCGGCGCATGGGGGTGGCCCTGGTTCAGGGGGCATCCACCGACGAGGCCCGAAGCCGGGCCGAGGCCAGCGCGCATTGCGTGCGTTTGGTGCCCCAGGGGTGA